The Solicola gregarius DNA window CCTGGCTACTCCGCGGCGCGGCGCTCCCCTCGGCCGGGCTCTACCCGCTCGCCGTACTCGCATTCGCGGTGCTCGCGTACGGGAGCGCCGCCGCGTTGCATGCGAGCGGGTTCGCGGCGGTCTACATCGCGGCGCTGGTGCTCGGCAACACGGAGCTGCCGCACCGGCGTGCGGCACGATCGTTCGCCGAAGGCGTCGGCTGGCTCGCCCAGATCGGGTTGTTCGTCATGCTCGGGCTGCTCGCCACACCTGCGCGCCTCGAGTGGTGGCATGCCGCCGCGGCAATCGTCGTCGGATCGGTCCTCACGTTCCTGGCCCGGCCTCTGTCGGTGGTCGCCTGCGGGGTGTGGCTGCGGGTGCCGTGGAACGAGCAGGCGTTCCTCGGCTGGGCCGGCGTACGTGGTGCCGTGCCGATCGTTCTCGCCACGATTCCGTTGGCACACGGCGTCGACGGTGCCAACGACATCTTCGACATCGTGTTCCTGTTCGTCATCATGTTCACGTTCCTGCAGGGGCCGACGCTTGGGTGGTCCGCACGCCGGCTCGGTGTGAGTTCGGCCGACGAGGCGCGCGACGTCGACATCGATGCGGCGCCGCTCGAGCGGGTGTCGGCAGACATGCTGCAGATCCACGTGCCGAAGAGTTCGCGCATGGTCGGGGTCGAGGTCGGCGAGCTTCGGCTGCCCGGCGGTGCGAGCGTCGCGCTGGTCGTCCGGAGCGGAGAGACGGTGTCACCCGATCGCACGATGCGGATCCGGCCGCGCGACGACCTGCTCGTCGTCGTGCCCCGGCGCGAACGCGAGCGCGTCGAAGCGCGCCTTCGGGCGATCGCCCGCCACGGCCGGCTGGCCGGCTGGCGCCGCGACGGCTGACGACGACTCAGGTGTCGCCGGGCGTCGGCTCGATCGGGACGCAGATCTCGAGCTTCTCGTCGACCGGGACACTCGAGCGCGACTCGCGATCAAGGCCGACGAACTTGTCGCCGACGACGATCGCGATGCTCGTCGAGGTCGCGACGTCGTCCTTCACGACGCGTACCTTGCCGTTGAACTGATCCTTCAGCAGGCGGGCCATGGCACCGTCGGGCTGCTCTGTCACGATCGTGACATTGCGTGCCTTGATGCCGATGTCGTCGGCGTTGCCGATGACGCCGCGCTGGTAGTCGTACCGGCTCAGCCGGCGCTGCGTCTGGCTCGCGAGGCCCGAAACGGAGCCGGCGTTGTAGACGTCGACGGTGACCTGCCCGCGCGACAGCTTGCTGCCGGGTTCGAGGGTGACCTTCTTGCAGGTCGCCTCGGACTCGTCGTTCTGCAGCTCGAGCTCGGGGATCGGCGAGGTGACGAGCCGGAAGCCCGCCACGATCCCGACGACGAACAAGACGCCGAGTACGACCAGGGTGACTGCTCCCCGGGTGTGACTCATGTCTTGCCGTCCTTGATCGAGAAGACCCGTGCATGGAGCACGAGCCGCTGCTGCAGTGCCGCGCGCAGCGCCCGGTGGAGCCCGTCTTCGAGGTAGAGCTCGCCCCGCCAACGTACGACATGGGCGAACAGGTCACCGAAGTAGGTGGAGTCCTGTGCGAGCAGCGTGTTCAGGTCGAGCGAGTCCTTGATCGTCACGAGATCGTCCAGCCGCACCTGTTGCGGCGGTAGCTTCGCCCATTCGCTCTGGCTCAGTCCATGGACCGGGTACGGCTGTCCGTCGCCGACTCGTTTGAAGATCATCGTCTCGTAGTGTAGGCAACTCGCGCCCGGAACGGACGGAACCACCCGGGAGGGAGCGCCATCTCACCCTAGCGTCGCCGCTGCCGTCGTCTTGTGGAGGTTCCCGATGTCTCGTGCCAGGCCGCCCCTGCTGGCGGCATGCGCCGCATTGATTCTGGTCGCGGCGTGTTCTGGCGGCGACGCTGACGAGTCGTACGACCCGGACCCGACCGTCGCGTACCAGAGCGGTGTCGAAACCCCGAAGGATCGCGACGAGGACGCAGTCGACGCGGCACTGGGCCGGATCGACCCCTGTGCCCTGATCGACCCGGCCGGGGCAGGCGTCAAGGGATTCCCGAAGTCATCCGAGCTCGACCCGGACGGCCCGCACGTGTGTGAGGTCGAGAGTCCGGACTACGACGAGGTACGCGCGGTGCTGGGCATCGAGCTCGCGGCGGAGGATCGGTTCACCCGCGATCTCCTGAATCTCGGCGGCGCAAAGGCGTACCTGGAGAGCTCCCCGACCAACACCACGTTCTGTCGAGTGGCGCTGCCGGTGAGCTTCACGCATGCGATCGAGTTCACCGGGAGCAGCGGCGGCGTGGGCGCCGATGCCTGTGGCCCCGCGAAGCGCTTCGCGGCGCTTGCGGCGGAGCGTCTCGACCAGCCCGACACGCTCGAGCAGGTCGCCGGCCCCGAT harbors:
- a CDS encoding potassium/proton antiporter, with protein sequence MDIGELDVVLLVVPVVLLGAILAVRLSVRLGLPTLLMYLGIGLVLGDGVVGIEFSDADLAHALGFAALVLILAEGGLSTKWEQIRPSIVLGLLLATVGVVVSVAVVALAAHYLLDLSWQTSVLIGAVTSPTDAAAVFSVLRNVPLKSSVLGTLEAESGLNDAPTVLVVVAVSSGMATEHSPLVLLLLIVFELVAGALVGFLIAKIGAWLLRGAALPSAGLYPLAVLAFAVLAYGSAAALHASGFAAVYIAALVLGNTELPHRRAARSFAEGVGWLAQIGLFVMLGLLATPARLEWWHAAAAIVVGSVLTFLARPLSVVACGVWLRVPWNEQAFLGWAGVRGAVPIVLATIPLAHGVDGANDIFDIVFLFVIMFTFLQGPTLGWSARRLGVSSADEARDVDIDAAPLERVSADMLQIHVPKSSRMVGVEVGELRLPGGASVALVVRSGETVSPDRTMRIRPRDDLLVVVPRRERERVEARLRAIARHGRLAGWRRDG
- a CDS encoding LytR C-terminal domain-containing protein, encoding MSHTRGAVTLVVLGVLFVVGIVAGFRLVTSPIPELELQNDESEATCKKVTLEPGSKLSRGQVTVDVYNAGSVSGLASQTQRRLSRYDYQRGVIGNADDIGIKARNVTIVTEQPDGAMARLLKDQFNGKVRVVKDDVATSTSIAIVVGDKFVGLDRESRSSVPVDEKLEICVPIEPTPGDT
- a CDS encoding type II toxin-antitoxin system VapB family antitoxin, encoding MIFKRVGDGQPYPVHGLSQSEWAKLPPQQVRLDDLVTIKDSLDLNTLLAQDSTYFGDLFAHVVRWRGELYLEDGLHRALRAALQQRLVLHARVFSIKDGKT